Genomic segment of Coffea arabica cultivar ET-39 chromosome 1e, Coffea Arabica ET-39 HiFi, whole genome shotgun sequence:
TTCAAGGCTGCCATCCTCCCCGTTAGGCGTTGCACATCCTTAATATTCCGGGGTGGAGCCATGTCTATGATAGCCTTGATCTTATCTGGGTTAGCTCTCACCCCTTCCTTAGAAATCATGTAGCCCAGGAACTTTCCCGACCTgaccccaaaagtacattttttGGGATTCAGCCGCATTCGCGAACTCCGAAGGACCTCGAAAATTTCCCTCAGGTCGGAGATTAACTGCTCCTGGGTCCGACTTTTTACCAACATATCATCCACGTAGACTTCCAGGTTCCGACCGATCTGATTTCTAAACAGCTTGTTCACCAACCTCTGATAGGTCACACCTGCGTTCTTTAGCCCAAACGGCATGGTAACATAACAATATGTTCCGTCCTCGGTGATGAATGAggtcttctcttgatcctccTCGTCTAGGGCTATCTGATGGTACCCCTTAAAGGCGTCCAAGAAACAGAAGATCTCATAGCCCGCTGTTGAGTCCACGAGCTGATCAATTCGTGGGAGTGGGTAACAGTCCTTTGGGCAAGCCTTATTCAAATCAGTGAAATCCACACACATCCGCCAAGCTTTCTCTTCTTTATTGACCAGCACCGGATTGGCCAGCCAGGTCGGAAAGTAGACTTCCTTAATGATCTTAGCCTCCAGCAACTTTCCTACCTCGCTCTTGACGACCTCCTTTCGCTCAGAAGCGAAGTTCCTCTTCTTCTGCTTTACTGGCCGGACGTTGGGATCCACATGTAGCCTGTGAACTGCCAGCTCGGTGGGGATTCCTGGCATGTCATCAGCACTCCAAGCAAAAATCTCAGCGTACTCCTCCAAGAGAGATTCCAAAGAGCTTCTGATCAGCTCACCCAGGCCGGCGCCGACCTTTACTGTGCGCTCAGGTCGGTCGGGCTGGACGGGCAGCTCGGCCAATCCCTCGTCTGTCTCCAATCTTTCTCCCTTCTCCAGGGGTTCCCAGGATTCCAAACAAATTGTCTGAGCTACCAGTTTTTCTTTACCCTTGAGGGTGGCAATATAACACGCCCTTGCCACTTCTGGATCTCTCAGCACCTCAGCCACCCCCGCAGAAGTAGGAAATTTCATGCTGAGGTGCAAGGTAGAACAAACAGCCCGGAGGGCATTCAACGTGGGACGTCCCAGGATTACGTTGTAGGATGACGGCTCCTTAACCACCGCGAAGTTTACCGGGATCGTCCGGCACCTTGGGGCCACTCCCACCGTGACCTGGAGAGTGATCATCCCTTCCGGCCTCACAGGAGGACCAGCAAAGCCGATCAACGGAGTTCGAACCGGTACAAGCTGTCTATCCTCCAGCTGCAGCTCCTTGAAGGTCTTATAATAAAGCACGTCTATGGCACTCCCGTTGTCTATATACACTTTCCTCACCTTGAAGTTACAGGTGATGACTTCTATCACAATGGCTTCATGGTTATTAGAGGCCAAAGGGACTGCGTCTTCAGGTCCATAGATTATTTCCTCATACATCTTCAAACGCTTGGCCGAGCTCTCCCCCGTGGGAGGGGGACGGTTATGCCGCCGAGCTGCATGGCTATCTCCACCCGCAGGTCCTCCGGCGATGGTGTTAATCACCCCCGCCAGGTTCTATATTTCCTGCTCGGGAGTTCGGCCCCGGGGCCCCTGAGGCCGGTCCCGCAGGTAGCTCGGACGTTCTGACCTGGGCCTTCCCCGTTGCTGGTCAGCTCGTTCCTCTCGTACAAACTGCCCCAGATGACCTCGTTTGATGAGCTTTTCAATGTCTTTCTTGAGGTGACGACAGTCCTCCGTATCGTGCCCTACGTCCCGATGATAAGCGCAATACAGACCTTGATCCCGTCTGCTTTTGTCCCCAACCAAAGGTCGAGGAGGTCGGGATAGCCCCTCCTGCTCCATTACTGCGAGCACTCGAGCTCTGGGTGCCGTGAGGCCAGTCCAGGACTTGTCCCCTCCCATCGGGCTACTCCTGGGGAGGCGGTCATAAGCACCCCTCCTTCCCGGGTCAGGCCGTGCCCTCACTTGGTCGGCGCCCTTCCTGCGCTTGTCATCCCTTAATTTTTCTTGTGCACTCTTAAGGTGATTGGCTTCCTCCGCGTTGGCCTTCTCATGGGCTCGATCTAACATCTCCCGAACTGTcttgggaggtctctccaccAGTTCGGTGTACAGCTTTTGCTTGCGCAGCCCGTTGATGAAGGCGGCCATGACCACCTTGTCGTCGCGATCTCGAACCTGAAGGGACTCATTATTGAAGCGCACCATGTACTCGCGCAAGGACTCCTCGGCCTTCTGTTGGATAGTCATGAGGTGCGCGGTGCTTTTAGAATAAGCTCGTGAAGAAACGAACTGTGCTGAGAACTGCCGTGCGAGCTGAGTGAAAGAACTGATCGATCTGGGGGGAAGCCCCTGGAACCACTGCCGAgcccttccttctaggaacattgggaaggtcttgcacctgaccgcatccGCGGCTGTTTGTAAAcgcatctgcgtcatgaacacaaacaggtggtcttccggatccgtagttgcgtcgtaagGCTTCATGTTCGGGATTTTGAATTTCGCGGGCAGTTGAAACTCCTCGATATCGAGCACAAAGGGGGAAGCAATGTACCTGTCCGCTTCTGGGTCCAGAAGTAGGTCCAGTTTGTCCCGCACCTGCTGTCTCTCTCTCCGGGGGGAGAGATTTTCCCTGGGgagcctccggacgggctccgggtgttcagTCCGGGAGTTCTTGTGAGAAGGTTCCATGACCTCGACTTGCTCACGCGTGacttctgtgagaacccgtaacttttccatttattaggttttataatttttctaggCTTTCTTATAGTCAATGGCTtgtttctacactttctgtatccggaaaattttttagattatttttacgagtaaatatagttttaagatgatttttctagcattggagaaattttagaaaattaagagtaaatagtggacgtgggacccactagtgcgaaaagttcggaaaaattcggccaataaggttaagtttcggatactgtttaaaatttatcgggtgttaagagattagtagaatgtgtgaagtgattgatgtgagagaggaaagaaagataagaatgcatttatggaggtgacaagtgtcacctcctcattggaagtttttttaagaattactattcccaattttgactttttttgaccaaaggattatatatcaaaaaaatgcacaaaaaaatcaccatttttcttctcttgttgtcacctcctcattggaagtttttttaagaattactattcccaattttgactttttttgaccaaaggattatatatcaaaaaaatgcacaaaaaaatcaccatttttcttctcttgttggccggccaccttgagcaaggaaggaagaaactttcttcaccattcaagcttctacttgttgcaaatcaaccaaaaacattggttacatccaattccattccatacaatcttaccttctagtgctagtaagttgtttattgaagcttggttgaaggtttaaggtgttcaacaacctcttctctcttgtttcttggtaagtgaagcttgaacaccctcttacaccctatgaagcttaaattatgcttagtagtgcttGAAGTGCtggaatttctggttttatcttggtttgaagtgatttggtgaagtttttcattttattgatgatttttctggtttaatatgatcttgatgttgggtgcTTGTATGAtggattgtaatggttggaaatgactctagtgagtgtgaattgtggttaaatgcaatcaattttggatttggtgtgaaaattgaaaagttagggttcttaaatcccctattctgtccgaaattttaggtcatagctagaggccgaattggactttgctcaaaacatgaaagttgtaggtattggtgagtaagaagtgcctgcaaaatttcagggaatttggagtagtatagagagagttatgccgtttttactgttgctgtttttggtgaacagaatgtgcggaactgcgatagtaattgcctattttgactggatttggtttggattttgaagttggtgtcttctgataaaatgttactggatgtcttagctatcatatgcctttggaatttcggcatttggacttgtatagactgagttatagtaattacagttttctgtgttttgcaaacctgttttggtaattctggtatagtatttggcactttcgacctagttaagctaggaactggattgagtgcccttctgcattgttgtagccctgtttcatagcttcgaatcggtgggtcttacacccccatccgacatttgtagtgagagttgtgccattaccgcattatgaggtcaaatccggttttcttatcaaggcttaggttaaagccctttcttaatttctggtttgctttcatgctggtatatgtttataaaaccctattggggttgtgaattggtgttgtttatggctcggtatggtttcttgttttatgatattgtgagcctatggaacggctcttgacatgaaatgcttgtctgtgtgttgttgggttgtgattgaagaaaaataatgaagccttaatggctggaaaagtaagaattttaggggaagtgctgcccgattttctaggccgttggttcctttaagttggatttgccttttggtagaatgaaaggcttttgggttgtttgcgcctaagtcttcatgttacctttttgtttccaagaaaatcatgttttccacccttgcattagtaattattttggcgaggcatacgactagtagtcgagcctcatgtgcattgtgtttactcgattctggaagtaaaaccttcaattgatttattttgattattttagggttttttggcgattaaggccaatctgaagtgaaaacttttgaagttgagccggtgagtgtaccactcccctccattgctgtttaacttgatttctgctctgcaatctgtttatttgttcgagacgagggtgtactttatcacactcgttctctagtctgttcatatgccaatttactatgcaaaatttgaatctgttatctgtgtctgcatctgttcggatttctatgacctatgagctcaatcctgtggctaagttattcgagtcgggccggcaagggcctggacgattagataacgaaccacggtagtctgttcggggattttgggtattgagacccttgattccgggtatactcgagtattaccatttttgttcgtttgaggtgagcgggcccggtaaaggggtgtttggtggacggaattcggtgataagaggggtctacggacgcattggttctatatacgttgacggagagtcaaccggttaggatcaagtattgcgctggaaatttggctcctgagagccacccgtatccttctgatttgaatcattggttcctttgctttacatctgacatgtgtatctgatttgttaaatgtgaaatgccatgattttaatgctatctgtttggtacctcattgaacgcaagctcaccccgttctgttccttttgttttccttacaggaaaaataaatacttttggactggatttgataatcggttgccgacttgagctagttgaacatatcttttgtatagctcatgtattaaaaccctaagtgtacttttggggcgtttctcttttgatttggcaaaccgtgtatatgtgttatcttttgaaagctttttgtatgtccttttggattgtaatcgctaaagttcagatgtgaatgtttgcgtgctctttcggttgggttttgacggatcggttactattcatgaccgactccggatttcattttttattttgggttattttaccattttgacctgtttacgctcgtttgtaagttccggatcgcaatagatagctctaatttgatccgtagtcctggcgagagctgggcaggcagtccgctaacccctttggttcgccttaggggaaagtggggctgtcacaattggtatcagagccacttcgcgtggtctctgcgcggagtgagactgggccaagtggtgttgtggtcctaatttcatgaatatgtctaagtgctcgtttgagcgtaagttatgaaccgggcatgtgataagtgtacgaatcattatcataggactcgaggaagctaggtatgtatgtcgggtaggaatctttaataaggatggtttactcttgggaccggccggctcgagttgtgaattatcttagatgggattcttgtgcccggatacggaagagatgagagcctaggttaaaaaggacttgggcgaactagaaatgtgattcCATGGAACTTCGCGTGGTCTATTCGGGTATTGTTAAGCCTGATCACTCTTAATTAAGATATAAACGGTGTTGTTAagcctgactcgtctgaggacgtagaaggtatggtccgttgggtactttagatttgatagattccgttgataagaaaatttcgagggcgaaatttctttaagggggagagagtgtgagaacccgtaacttttccatttattaggttttataatttttctaggCTTTCTTATAGTCAATGGCTtgtttctacactttctgtatccggaaaattttctagattatttttacgagtaaatatagttttaagatgatttttctagcattggagaaattttagaaaattaagagtaaatagtggacgtgggacccactagtgcgaaaagttcggaaaaattcggccaataaggttaagtttcggatactgtttaaaatttatcgggtgttaagagattagtagaatgtgtgaagtgattgatgtgagagaggaaagaaagataagaatgcatttatggaggtgacaagtgtcacctcctcattggaagtttttttaagaattactattcccaattttgactttttttgaccaaaggattatatatcaaaaaaatgcacaaaaaaatcaccatttttcttctcttgttgtcacctcctcattggaagtttttttaagaattactattcccaattttgactttttttgaccaaaggattatatatcaaaaaaatgcacaaaaaaatcaccatttttcttctcttgttggccggccaccttgagcaaggaaggaagaaactttcttcaccattcaagcttctacttgttgcaaatcaaccaaaaacattggttacatccaattccattccatacaatcttaccttctagtgctagtaagttgtttattgaagcttggttgaaggtttaaggtgttcaacaacctcttctctcttgtttcttggtaagtgaagcttgaacaccctcttacaccctatgaagcttaaattatgcttagtagtgcttGAAGTGCtggaatttctggttttatcttggtttgaagtgatttggtgaagtttttcattttattgatgatttttctggtttaatatgatcttgatgttgggtgcTTGTATGAtggattgtaatggttggaaatgactctagtgagtgtgaattgtggttaaatgcaatcaattttggatttggtgtgaaaattgaaaagttagggttcttaaatcccctattctgtccgaaattttaggtcatagctagaggccgaattggactttgctcaaaacatgaaagttgtaggtattggtgagtaagaagtgcctgcaaaatttcagggaatttggagtagtatagagagagttatgccgtttttactgttgctgtttttggtgaacagaatgtgcggaactgcgatagtaattgcctattttgactggatttggtttggattttgaagttggtgtcttctgataaaatgttactggatgtcttagctatcatatgcctttggaatttcggcatttggacttgtatagactgagttatagtaattacagttttctgtgttttgcaaacctgttttggtaattctggtatagtatttggcactttcgacctagttaagctaggaactggattgagtgcccttctgcattgttgtagccctgtttcatagcttcgaatcgGTAGGtattacacccccatccgacatttgtagtgagagttgtgccattaccgcattatgaggtcaaatccggttttcttatcaaggcttaggttaaagccctttcttaatttctggtttgctttcatgctggtatatgtttataaaaccctattggggttgtgaattggtgttgtttatggctcggtatggtttcttgttttatgatattgtgagcctatggaacggctcttgacatgaaatgcttgtctgtgtgttgttgggttgtgattgaagaaaaataatgaagccttaatggctggaaaagtaagaattttaggggaagtgctgcccgattttctaggccgttggttcctttaagttggatttgccttttggtagaatgaaaggcttttgggttgtttgcgcctaagtcttcatgttacctttttgtttccaagaaaatcatgttttccacccttgcattagtaattattttggcgaggcatacgactagtagtcgagcctcatgtgcattgtgtttactcgattctggaagtaaaaccttcaattgatttattttgattattttagggtttcttggcgattaaggccaatctgaagtgaaaacttttgaagttgagccggtgagtgtaccactcccctccattgctgtttaacttgatttctgctctgcaatctgtttatttgttcgagacgagggtgtactttatcacactcgttctctagtctgttcatatgccaatttactatgcaaaatttgaatctgttatctgtgtctgcatctgttcggatttctatgacctatgagctcaatcctgtggctaagttattcgagtcgggccggcaagggcctggacga
This window contains:
- the LOC140020392 gene encoding uncharacterized protein, yielding MRLQTAADAVRCKTFPMFLEGRARQWFQGLPPRSISSFTQLARQFSAQFVSSRAYSKSTAHLMTIQQKAEESLREYMVRFNNESLQVRDRDDKVVMAAFINGLRKQKLYTELVERPPKTVREMLDRAHEKANAEEANHLKSAQEKLRDDKRRKGADQVRARPDPGRRGAYDRLPRSSPMGGDKSWTGLTAPRARVLAVMEQEGLSRPPRPLVGDKSRRDQGLYCAYHRDVGHDTEDCRHLKKDIEKLIKRGHLGQFVREERADQQRGRPRSERPSYLRDRPQGPRGRTPEQEI